TGAAGTGATGGTGGATCATGAATTACTTACGGATGAATTAACTCGTGCTGGTTTTCACCAAGATGAAATTTATAAAGCACTGGCTTGGCTAGAGAAACTTGCTGCCTTGCAAGATACCGAGACTTATCCTTATTTAACAAGAGTAGGTAATAAATCTATTCGGATTTATACCTCACAAGAATGCCAAATTCTAGATGTAGAGTGCCGTGGCTTTTTGATGTTTTTAGAGCAGGTAAATTTATTAGACTTTATCACTCGTGAAATGGTTATTGATCGGGTGATGGAGTTAGATACTCAGTTCTTTTGTATTGATGATTTAAAGTGGGTTGTATTGATGGTGCTATTTAATGTGCCAGGTAAAGAAAATGCCTACTCTCAAATGGAAGACCTTATTTTTGATGAACAAGAAGGGCCTTTACACTAACGCTTTTCTCATGCGTAATTTGTTGGAAAATTACGCTACAGTTCATGTCATAAAATATGACATAATAGCGATCTAATTTTTTAGGTGTCTATTATGTCAAATCCCGAAAAACCATTATTTTCACGTCATGAACATGCCTTAGAAAAAGCCAATGAAGTCTGCCCTGATTGCGGCGCTAAACTTGTTATTAAACACAGTAAGTCAGGTTCTTTTTTTGGTTGTGTTACTTACCCTGAGTGTCAACATACTCGAGCTGTTGTAGAACATGAACGCGTTGACGACAAAATATTAGTAGGTAGTGAATGCCCTGAATGCAGTAGTGAACTTGCCGTTAAGCAAGGCCGCTATGGTATGTTTATCGGCTGTACAAACTACCCAGAATGTCACCACATTGTTGCACAAGATAACAATGAACTCGAACAACAAAACGTTACTTGCCCACACTGTAAAAAAGGCAACCTACAGTCAAAAGTCAGCCGTTTTGGCAAAACATTCTATTCTTGCGATCACTATCCAAAATGTAAATTTGTCGTCAATCATGAACCCGTTATGGGTGAATGCGAAAAGTGTGGTTTTGGTTTGTTATTGAAAAGGCAAATGGCGGCAGGAGAAAAACTCCAATGTGCGTCTAAACCTTGTAGTCATTTTCAGAAAAACGAATCTGTTTGATATAAAAAAACCAGCAACTTGCTGGTTTTAGTAAAGCATAGTCTTTAAGACAATTTAACTTAGTTTGTTTTTGAAACCAGTAACATAAGGTTTAAGCTCTTCAAATGCCGCTTCAGGTAAAATATCCGCTAATAGGCTTAATCGCTCAGCTAATTGTTTTTCAGAATTGCCAGAGACATTAATATGGCCCATTTTTCGGCCAGCGCGTTTACTTTTCCCATACCAATGCAAAGTAGTACTGGCGACATTCAAGATAGCATTAGGTACTTCATCTTCACCCAGTATATTGATCATAGCTGAAGGACGAATTAACTCGGTACTACCTAAGGGTAAGTCGCAAACCGCACGTAAATGGTTTTCAAACTGACAAGTATCTGCACCTTGTTGTGTCCAGTGTCCTGAGTTGTGAACCCGTGGGGCAATTTCATTCACCAGTAATTGTTCATCAATTTGAAAAAATTCTATGGCTAACACACCAACATAATTTAACTCATTGGCGATACTATCAAATACTTGCTTAGCTTGTGCTTGTAGAGTTTCATTTACTTGCGTTGCAATCGATACACTTAAAACACCATTGGTGTGATGGTTTTCGGTTAACGGATAAACTACGGTATTACCTTGGCTATCACGAGCACCCACTAGAGAAACTTCTCTATCGAAAGGGACCATTTGTTCAGCTACAACCGCGTGTTGAACACCTTGTTCACCGCCATCAAAAAAAGCTTTAATATCTAGCCAAGTTTCATCTGCTTTGGCTTTATCTTTTAATCTCCACTGACCTTTACCGTCATACCCGGCTAAAGCACTCTTTAAAATTAGCGGAAAAGACAAGTGAGCTAACGCTTGGTCAAAGTCTGCTTTTGTTGCAATAATTTGGTGTTTAGCATTGGCAATATTACATTTTACTAGCAGGTCTTTTTCTAACCTTCTATCTCCACCAACTTTAATCGCTTGGCTTGACGGGCGAAGCTTTCCTGATGCTTGGCACAATGCAAGGGTTTGGTGATCTATGTGCTCAAATTCAGCGGTAATAAAATCTGCGAACTCAATGCCTTGCGTTAAGTTACCAAAAATAATATTTGTTGAAAGCGGGTCAACTACATTACCTGAGCCAACATCGAAAGCGCGTATATTAATATTTAAAGGCTTAACAGCTAATGCCATCATACGAGCAAGTTGTCCTGCACCTAATACTAAAACATTCATTGAACTAGCCTTATTCAGCAGGGTTTGGATTATCAAGAATTGTTTGTGTTTGTTCAGTTCTAAATTTTTCAACCGCGGCTTGTACTGTCGGGTCGAAGGTACCAATAATCTGTGCGGCTAGTAAACCTGCATTTGCAGCACCGGCAGTACCAATAGCTAGTGTACCAACAGCAATGCCTTTAGGCATTTGTACAATAGAGAGCAGAGAATCTTGACCACTTAACGCTTTTGATTGAACTGGAACACCTAACACCGGCAAACTCGTATAAGCAGCTGTCATACCTGGTAAATGTGCAGCGCCACCAGCGCCACCTATAATAACTGTAATGCCTCTATCTCTAGCGCTTTCTGCATATTCAGCTAATAAGTGTGGTGTTCTGTGTGCTGAAACAACTTTGGTTTCATAAGGAACATTAAATAAATCTAACATTTGCGCAGCATGCTGCATGGTTGGCCAGTCTGATTTTGAGCCCATAATAATTCCAACTTTCATACGCGATGTGCCTTTTGATAATGTGATTAGAGACCTAACGTTATAGCGAGCAGACTGGCTTTAGCATTAGGTGAAATTTAATGGCAGATTATACCGCGTTTATAAATTTTCTGAAACGGGAAATCTATTTCGATTATTTTGAATAAATAATACTTTATTTATTCTCATGTTGATAATGTTGAGAGCCTCGTAATCAAAACGATAAAGGTTTACTCTTTAGATGCAACATGGCTGATTAAACTAACCCTACAGTGGGAGATATAGCATTTTATAAGGGCAGCCTTTAAATGTTTAACCACACTTTATTCTGAAATATTAAGTCGAGACGTTATAGACCAAAGGATGATTTTTTATTTTGATTTTCAGCGTATGATTATTTTATTTAAAATGCAAAGTGTCGCTAAAATTTATAGCAGAAGCGGATTATGTGTTTGTTCATTGTGCTTTAGCCACAAGTAAAGAGGACGCTCATGAGTAATATTTACAATCAAGGCTTGGATAAAGTCGCAGCGAACAGTCAACCACTGACACCGATTAACTTTTTAAATCGAACAGCTGATGTTTATCCTGACAAAGTAGCAATTATCCACGGTAAGCAAAAAATCACTTATCAGCAATATCGTAAAAATGTTCGTAGATTAGCATCAAGCCTGATTAAGCTTGGTGTTAAGCCCGGACAAACCGTTAGCATTATGGCGGCAAATATTCCGGAATTTCTCGATGCTCATTTTGCTGTGCCACAAATAGGCGCGGTGCTTAATGCTATTAATATACGTCTCGACGCACACAATATTGCTTTCATATTAGATCATGGCGAATGTGACGTGTTGCTAACCGATACCGCTTTTTCATCTGTGGTTAAAGAAGCACTCGCTATTTCAACGCGCAAACCACTGATTATTGATATTGATGATAGTGAAGGCCCTGGTGGAGAAAAAATTGGCACCATGGATTATCAAGAGTTATTAGCGCAAGGTGATGAAAACTTTTCACAATCTTTCGTACAGGATGAATGGCAAGCATTAGCATTAAATTATACTTCCGGAACTACCGGGAACCCCAAAGGAGTAGTGTATTCACATCGCGGTGCATACCTTAACTCTATAGGTCATAATTTTATTTGGCCAACCAATAATAAAACCAACTACCTTTGGACCTTGCCAATGTTTCACTGCAATGGTTGGTGTTTTCCGTGGACTATTGTGGCAGTAGGGGCACGCAAATTTGTTTAAGGCAAGTCGAAGTAGGCGCTATTGTGAATGCGATGATCGATCATAAGGTAAGCCACTTTTGTGGTGCACCTATTGTGCTTAATATGATCTTAAATGCAGATGAAGAATTACTAGCGAAATTACCCAAAAATATTAAAGCGATGACTGCTGGCGCACCACCACCTGCAGCGGTAATAAAAGGTATCGAAAACCTCGGTATTGAAATAACACAAAGCTATGGTTTGACAGAAGTTTACGGTCCTTGTGTCGTGAGTGAATGGAAAGATGAATGGAATGACAAAAGCCCTGATGAACGAGCAGCATTAAAAGCACGTCAAGGTGTGCGTTATCCGACTCAAGAAGATGTTGACGTACTCGACCCAGACACCATGCAACCTGTTCCTGCTGATGGTGAAACTATGGGTGAAATAATGTTTCGTGGTAATACCACCATGAAAGGTTACTTAAAAAACCCAACAACAACGGACGAAGCTTTTGCTAATGGATGGTTTCATTCTGGCGATTTAGCGGTGAAGCACCCCGATGGCTATATAGAAATTCGCGACCGCTCTAAAGATATTATAATCTCGGGTGGTGAAAATATTTCATCGGTTGAAATAGAAGGCGTGCTTTATATGCATCCCGCTATTTTAGAAGCAGCTGTTGTAGCTAAAAAAGATGAAAAGTGGGGCGAAACCCCTTGTGCTTTCGTTGGATTAAAGCCAGGTCAAACATTAACCGAACAAGAAGTTATACAACACTGTCGTGAGCATATGGCAGGCTTTAAAGTGCCTAAAACCATCGTTTTTAGTGACCTACCTAAAACATCTACCGGTAAGGTACAGAAGTTTGTATTACGACAGCAGGTTAAAGCGTTGTCTGAGGCTTAAGCTAACCCAAAAGCAAAGTTGAACATCGTAACGGTAAGCGTTTTATTAACGCTTACCGTTTTTTTATAGCTAAGCATGTAGTTTATGCATAAAAAAAGTATAATCACGGTTAATTAATCTTTACTTAACTTACATAATAAAACCAATGGCTACAGCATTAGAAACATTTCAAGAGGGTGGCGTTTTAGCTTATCCGACCGAATCCGTATTTGGTTTAGGTTGTGATCCGGATAACGACGAGGCAATTGAAAAATTGTTGTCGATTAAATCACGTTCAGCAGATAAAGGTTTAATTCTACTTGCCGGTAACTACTCTCAGCTTTTACCTTATATAGATGACAGTAAAATACCACAAGATAAACGCTATGCTGTGTTATCACGTTGGCCTGACGGTATTACACAGTTAGTCGCTAAAAATGCGAATATTTCGGCGCTATTAACAGGGCGATTTGACACGATTGCTGTGCGAGTTACCAGTCAACCAGACGTTGTTGCGCTTTGTTTAGCTACTAACAAACCCATTGTTTCTACCAGTGCTAACTTAAGTGGGCAGCCCCAGCTAAAACGTGGCAAGATATTCCAAGTGACCTCGCTGATAAAATTGATTTTATTATTAAAGGTAAAACCTTAGGCTTTGAACAGCCTTCTACTATTATAGATGCATTATCTGGAGATATTATTCGCTCATGAGCACTGTAAATATCAATGTTGTAATTGAATTTCTAAAGTCCTTACAGGACCAAATTTGTGCTTCTTTAGAAGCCGCTGATGGAAGCGGTAAGTTTATTGAAGATAACTGGGTGCGTGCAGAAGGTGGTGGCGGTAGAACTCGTGTACTAACTAACGGCACTGTTATTGAGCAAGGTGGCGTAAACTTCTCCGTGGTTTCTGGTGATAAATTACCACCATCAGCAACGGCGCATCGTCCAGAATTGGCTGGTCGTAAATGGCAAGCTTGTGGCGTTTCATTAGTTATTCACCCTAAAAACCCTTTTATTCCAACATCTCATGCTAATGTGAGGTTTTTTATTGCGGAAAAAGAAGGCGAAGCTCCGGTATGGTGGTTTGGTGGCGGTTTTGACCTCACACCCTTTTATCCGTTCAAAGAAGATGTTGTGCATTGGCATCAAACAGCCAAAGATATCTGCCAACCTTTTGGTGATGATGTTTATCCAGAATATAAAAAGTGGTGCGATGAATACTTTTATTTAAAACATAGAGACGAAACACGTGGTGTTGGTGGTCTATTTTTCGATGATCTTAATAAATGGGACTTTGAACAATGCTTTGATTATATCAAAGCGGTTGGTACTGGTTTTATTGATGCTTATGTACCCTTGATGGAAAAGAGAAAAAACACACCATTTGATGAGAATAACCGTCAATTTCAGCTTTATCGTCGTGGTCGCTATGTCGAATTTAATTTAGTTTTCGACCGTGGTACTTTGTTCGGTTTGCAATCAGGCGGTAGAACAGAATCAATTTTAATGTCGATGCCACCTTTAGCGCGTTGGGAATATAATTTTCAAGCCGATCCAAATAGTCCAGAAGCTGCACTACAACATTACTTAGTGCCACAAGACTGGTTACATTCAGCTTAACAACCCACCTTAAAGCCCAAGTAGCATAACAGCTATTTGGGCTTTAAAAATATCGAGTTACTGTTTTATACTTATTGAAAAATTCATCCCAGTTTTATTCAGGTTTTAAACAAACCTTGTGCCAGATCAAATTATCAAAAATCGAGTCAGCGTAAAATTACCTTAATGAACCAACAGTTTATTTTCATCTTTACAAAAGGTAATGCTTTCATGAAAACTTCAATAATTAAGGGATTAATTCTCTCAGCAATAACACTTTCACCACTAGCGATTGCTAATCAAGCAGGTGACTTTCTTGTTCGTGGTGGTGCAACATTGATTAACCCTGACAATAGTAAATCAAATATTATGTTAGGCGGTGCTGACTCAACAATGACCCTAACAAATGGCAATAACACACAATTAGGGCTTAACCTTGTCTACTTTTTCGATAGTAACTGGGCAATCGAGCTTTTAGCGGCCACTCCTTTTAGTCATGATATTACTATTCAAGATAAAAATTCAGTGCTTGGCGTTAATGGTGAAAATTTAGGACAAGTAAAGCATTTGCCACCGACACTCAGCGCGCTCTATTACTTTGAAAATAACTCGGCGTTAAAACCATATGCAGGTATCGGTTTAAACTACACAGTTTTCTTTGATGAGGGATTTTCAACAGGGCCCAAGTCATTAGGATTAAGTAATCTAGCATTAGACGACTCGTTCGGTTTATCCGTTCAACTTGGCGCAGATTATCAGCTAGATGAAAAATGGTCTTTGAATGCGTCTATTCGATATATCGATATTGATACTCAAGCAACCTTTGACGTGGCTGGTAACAGTATTGGCAAAGCAGATATTAGCATCGATCCTATGGTTTATTCCTTGATGTTAGGCTATAAGTTTTAAATTAAACAAAATTGTTATAAAAAGCAGTAACTGTGTTGCTGCTTTTATGTTCCTATCTTTTCATAACTGCGTTAACCTTAGGTTAAACACTTAAGCTAGAAACCTCATGGATCAATATCGTGTATTTGGCAATCCAATTGCCCAATCTAAATCACCCTTTATACATCAAAAATTTGCCGCACAATCTAAGCTCATAATAAACTACCAGAGCGAATTAGTTACATTAGGGCAATTCGAAGTGGCCGTTAATAACCTGATTGCAAATAACGGTAAAGGTGCCAATGTTACAGCGCCTTTCAAAGAACAAGCATTTGCAATGTGTGATGAACTTAGCGAAAAAGCCAAATTAGCTGGCGCTGTTAATACTTTAATTTTTACCGATGGTGTTATCTATGGCGATACGACAGACGGAATAGGTTTAGTTAGCGATTTACTTAGGCACCAAGTGACCTTAAAAAATAGTAATATTTTATTGTTAGGTGCTGGCGGTGCTGCCAAAGGAGTTGTACAAGCCTTATTCGAACAATCGCCTAAATCATTAACCATTGCCAATAGAACATTAAGCAAAGCTCAAGCTATTGCAGAGCAATACCCTAAT
The Colwellia sp. Arc7-D genome window above contains:
- the hemF gene encoding oxygen-dependent coproporphyrinogen oxidase — encoded protein: MSTVNINVVIEFLKSLQDQICASLEAADGSGKFIEDNWVRAEGGGGRTRVLTNGTVIEQGGVNFSVVSGDKLPPSATAHRPELAGRKWQACGVSLVIHPKNPFIPTSHANVRFFIAEKEGEAPVWWFGGGFDLTPFYPFKEDVVHWHQTAKDICQPFGDDVYPEYKKWCDEYFYLKHRDETRGVGGLFFDDLNKWDFEQCFDYIKAVGTGFIDAYVPLMEKRKNTPFDENNRQFQLYRRGRYVEFNLVFDRGTLFGLQSGGRTESILMSMPPLARWEYNFQADPNSPEAALQHYLVPQDWLHSA
- a CDS encoding DUF494 family protein; protein product: MFDILMYLFENYIHSEAEVMVDHELLTDELTRAGFHQDEIYKALAWLEKLAALQDTETYPYLTRVGNKSIRIYTSQECQILDVECRGFLMFLEQVNLLDFITREMVIDRVMELDTQFFCIDDLKWVVLMVLFNVPGKENAYSQMEDLIFDEQEGPLH
- a CDS encoding 5-(carboxyamino)imidazole ribonucleotide synthase; this encodes MNVLVLGAGQLARMMALAVKPLNINIRAFDVGSGNVVDPLSTNIIFGNLTQGIEFADFITAEFEHIDHQTLALCQASGKLRPSSQAIKVGGDRRLEKDLLVKCNIANAKHQIIATKADFDQALAHLSFPLILKSALAGYDGKGQWRLKDKAKADETWLDIKAFFDGGEQGVQHAVVAEQMVPFDREVSLVGARDSQGNTVVYPLTENHHTNGVLSVSIATQVNETLQAQAKQVFDSIANELNYVGVLAIEFFQIDEQLLVNEIAPRVHNSGHWTQQGADTCQFENHLRAVCDLPLGSTELIRPSAMINILGEDEVPNAILNVASTTLHWYGKSKRAGRKMGHINVSGNSEKQLAERLSLLADILPEAAFEELKPYVTGFKNKLS
- the purE gene encoding 5-(carboxyamino)imidazole ribonucleotide mutase, which gives rise to MKVGIIMGSKSDWPTMQHAAQMLDLFNVPYETKVVSAHRTPHLLAEYAESARDRGITVIIGGAGGAAHLPGMTAAYTSLPVLGVPVQSKALSGQDSLLSIVQMPKGIAVGTLAIGTAGAANAGLLAAQIIGTFDPTVQAAVEKFRTEQTQTILDNPNPAE
- a CDS encoding OmpW family outer membrane protein — its product is MKTSIIKGLILSAITLSPLAIANQAGDFLVRGGATLINPDNSKSNIMLGGADSTMTLTNGNNTQLGLNLVYFFDSNWAIELLAATPFSHDITIQDKNSVLGVNGENLGQVKHLPPTLSALYYFENNSALKPYAGIGLNYTVFFDEGFSTGPKSLGLSNLALDDSFGLSVQLGADYQLDEKWSLNASIRYIDIDTQATFDVAGNSIGKADISIDPMVYSLMLGYKF
- a CDS encoding topoisomerase DNA-binding C4 zinc finger domain-containing protein, with protein sequence MSNPEKPLFSRHEHALEKANEVCPDCGAKLVIKHSKSGSFFGCVTYPECQHTRAVVEHERVDDKILVGSECPECSSELAVKQGRYGMFIGCTNYPECHHIVAQDNNELEQQNVTCPHCKKGNLQSKVSRFGKTFYSCDHYPKCKFVVNHEPVMGECEKCGFGLLLKRQMAAGEKLQCASKPCSHFQKNESV
- the aroE gene encoding shikimate dehydrogenase; its protein translation is MDQYRVFGNPIAQSKSPFIHQKFAAQSKLIINYQSELVTLGQFEVAVNNLIANNGKGANVTAPFKEQAFAMCDELSEKAKLAGAVNTLIFTDGVIYGDTTDGIGLVSDLLRHQVTLKNSNILLLGAGGAAKGVVQALFEQSPKSLTIANRTLSKAQAIAEQYPNNAIKAITFADTEELTFDVIINATSAGLSGDSLPISNKTIQHANTCYDMVYGKEPTAFLKQAKLLGVEHIIDGLGMLVGQAAASFQLWTEVNPDVEPVLHSLREQLL